A single window of Onychomys torridus chromosome 8, mOncTor1.1, whole genome shotgun sequence DNA harbors:
- the Arvcf gene encoding armadillo repeat protein deleted in velo-cardio-facial syndrome isoform X1 — protein sequence MEDCNVRSAASILASVKEQEARFERLTRALEQERRHVALQLERAQQPGMSSGGMVGSGQDLPMAWQQLVLQEQSPGSQASLATMPEAPEVLEETVTVEEDPGTPTSHVSIVTSEDGTTRRTETKVTKTVKTVTTRTVRQVPLGPDGLPLLDGGPPLGSFADGPLDRHFLLRGGGPAATLSRAYLSSGGGFPDGPEPRDIPSYGSLSRGLGVRPPRTGLLGPGPGDGCFTLPGRREAFPMGSEPGPPSGRSLPEHFQAEPYGLEDDTRSLAADDEGGPDLEPDYGTAARRRHEYGRGLRTRAFEDTADDAGELIDERPSFPAATAPLAQPERGSLGSLDRVVRRSPSVDSARKEPRWRDPELPEVLAMLRHPVDPVKANAAAYLQHLCFENEGIKRRVRQLRGLPLLVALLDHPRAEVRRRACGALRNLSYGRDADNKAAIRDCGGVPALVRLLRAARDNEVRELVTGTLWNLSSYEPLKMVIIDHGLQTLTHEVIVPHSGWEREPNEDSKPRDAEWTTVFKNTSGCLRNVSSDGAEARRRLRECEGLVDALLHALQSAVGRKDTDNKSVENCVCIMRNLSYHVHKEVPGADRYQETEPGIQGSATASQRRRKDDVSCFGGKKAKEEWFHQGKKDGEMDRNYDTLDLPKRTEAAKGFELLYQPEVVRLYLSLLTESRNFNTLEAAAGALQNLSAGNWTWATCIRATVRKERGLPVLVELLQSETDKVVRAVAIALRNLSLDQRNKDLIGSYAMTELVRDVRSAQAPAHPGAHLEEDTVVAVLNTIHEIVSDSLDNARSLLQARGVPALVALVASSQSVREAKAASHVLQTVWSYKELRGALQKDGWTKARFQSASTAKGPKGTPSPGGFDDSTLPLVDKNLDGEKSATRDVIPMDTLGPDGYATVDRRERRTLGSDSTVETSEKELLKPDPGRKAPLPGPNRPSVRLVDAVGDAKPQPVDSWV from the exons ATGGAGGACTGCAACGTACGCTCGGCGGCCAGTATTCTGGCCTCGGTGAAGGAACAGGAGGCCCGTTTCGAGCGGCTGACGCGGGCACTAGAGCAAGAGCGGCGCCACGTTGCCCTGCAGCTGGAGCGTGCCCAGCAGCCTGGCATGAGCAGTGGTGGTATGGTGGGCAGTGGGCAGGACCTACCAATGGCCTGGCAACAGCTGGTTCTGCAG GAGCAGAGCCCGGGTAGCCAGGCATCGCTGGCCACGATGCCAGAGGCACCCGAGGTGCTGGAGGAGACCGTGACAGTGGAGGAAGACCCTGGCACGCCCACCTCCCACGTGTCCATTGTTACATCAGAAGATGGTACAACCCGGCGCACTGAGACTAAG GTCACCAAGACAGTGAAGACTGTGACCACAAGGACAGTACGCCAGGTGCCTTTGGGCCCAGATGGACTCCCCTTGCTGGATGGTGGCCCCCCACTTGGCTCTTTTGCTGATGGGCCCCTGGACCGGCATTTCCTTCTGCGTGGTGGTGGCCCAGCAGCCACACTCTCCCGAGCCTACCTCAGCAGTGGAGGTGGCTTTCCTGATGGCCCTGAGCCCCGTGATATCCCAAGTTATGGCAGCCTGTCCCGAGGGCTTGGGGTACGACCCCCACGTACTGGCCTCCTGGGCCCAGGGCCTGGGGACGGCTGCTTTACACTGCCTGGTCGCCGAGAAGCCTTCCCCATGGGCTCTGAGCCTGGCCCGCCAAGTGGCCGCTCCCTGCCTGAGCACTTCCAAGCTGAGCCATATGGCCTTGAGGATGATACTCGGAGCCTGGCTGCCGATGACGAGGGCGGCCCTGACTTGGAACCTGACTATGGCACAGCAGCACGGAGGAGACATGAGTATGGGCGGGGCCTTCGTACCAG GGCTTTTGAGGACACAGCAGACGATGCCGGTGAGCTGATAGATGAGCGACCTTCATTCCCAGCAGCAACGGCCCCTCTGGCCCAGCCTGAGAGGGGCAGCCTGGGCAGCTTGGACCGAGTAGTGCGGCGCTCGCCTTCGGTGGATAGCGCCCGCAAGGAGCCACGCTGGCGGGACCCTGAGCTGCCAGAGGTGCTGGCCATGCTGCGGCATCCTGTGGACCCTGTGAAAGCCAATGCCGCAGCCTACCTCCAGCACCTCTGCTTCGAGAATGAGGGCATCAAGCGCCGGGTGCGGCAGCTGCGCGGGCTGCCCCTGCTTGTGGCGTTGTTAGATCACCCTCGGGCTGAGGTGCGGCGCCGGGCCTGCGGGGCACTGCGCAACCTCTCCTATGGCCGCGATGCTGACAACAAGGCTGCCATCCGGGACTGTGGGGGTGTGCCAGCCCTGGTGCGCCTGCTGCGAGCTGCCCGTGACAATGAGGTCCGTGAGCTGGTCACTG GCACACTCTGGAACCTGTCATCCTACGAGCCCCTGAAGATGGTCATCATTGACCACGGCTTACAGACGCTGACCCATGAGGTCATCGTGCCCCACTCAGGCTGGGAGCGAGAGCCTAACGAAGACTCGAAGCCCCGGGATGCCGAGTGGACAACGGTCTTCAAGAACACATCAGGCTGCCTGAG GAATGTGAGCTCGGATGGTGCAGAGGCCCGGCGGCGACTCCGCGAGTGTGAAGGTCTGGTGGACGCGCTCCTACATGCTCTGCAGTCAGCTGTAGGCAGGAAGGACACAGACAATAAG TCAGTAGAGAACTGCGTGTGCATCATGCGGAACCTGTCCTACCACGTGCACAAGGAGGTTCCAGGGGCAGACAGATACCAGGAGACTGAGCCTGGGATCCAGGGCAGTGCCACAGCCTCCCAGCGTCGGAGAAAGGATGACGTCAGCTGCTTTGGTGGCAAGAAGGCCAAAG AGGAGTGGTTCCACCAAG ggaagaaggatggagagatggaccGGAACTATGACACACTGGACCTTCCCAAACGAACTGAGGCTGCCAAAG GCTTTGAGCTGCTGTACCAGCCTGAGGTGGTACGTCTCTACCTCTCACTCCTTACGGAGAGCCGGAACTTCAACACCCTGGAAGCTGCAGCTGGTGCCCTGCAAAACCTCAGTGCCGGCAACTGGACG TGGGCCACCTGCATCCGTGCCACGGTACGCAAGGAACGTGGGCTGCCAGTGCTGGTGGAACTGCTGCAGTCCGAGACCGACAAGGTGGTGCGTGCGGTCGCCATCGCGCTCCGTAACCTCTCACTAGACCAGCGCAACAAAGACCTCATTG GGAGCTATGCCATGACAGAGCTGGTGCGGGATGTTCGCAGTGCACAGGCACCTGCTCACCCTGGTGCCCACCTGGAGGAGGACACGGTGGTGGCCGTGCTCAACACCATCCACGAGATTGTGTCCGACAGCCTGGACAATGCTCGCTCACTCCTGCAGGCCCGTGGTGTGCCTGCACTGGTGGCACTTGTGGCCTCCAG CCAATCAGTGCGGGAGGCCAAGGCAGCATCGCATGTGCTACAGACTGTGTGGAGCTACAAGGAGCTTCGTGGAGCCCTACAGAAGGATGGCTGGACCAAGGCACGCTTCCAG TCTGCTAGCACTGCCAAAGGGCCCAAAGGAACGCCCAGTCCTGGGGGCTTCGATGACAGCACACTGCCACTAGTGGACAAGAACCTTG ATGGGGAGAAGTCAGCCACCAGAGATGTGATCCCCATGGACACACTTGGTCCAG ATGGGTATGCCACAGTTGACCGGAGGGAACGGAGGACACTGGGCAGTGACTCCACAGTGGAGACCTCTGAGAAGGAACTGTTGAAA CCCGACCCTGGCAGGAAGGCCCCTCTGCCTGGGCCCAACAGGCCCTCAGTCAGGCTGGTGGACGCCGTGGGGGATGCTAAGCCTCAGCCTGTTGACTCCTGGGTTTAG
- the Arvcf gene encoding armadillo repeat protein deleted in velo-cardio-facial syndrome isoform X5: MPAELRQEQSPGSQASLATMPEAPEVLEETVTVEEDPGTPTSHVSIVTSEDGTTRRTETKVTKTVKTVTTRTVRQVPLGPDGLPLLDGGPPLGSFADGPLDRHFLLRGGGPAATLSRAYLSSGGGFPDGPEPRDIPSYGSLSRGLGVRPPRTGLLGPGPGDGCFTLPGRREAFPMGSEPGPPSGRSLPEHFQAEPYGLEDDTRSLAADDEGGPDLEPDYGTAARRRHEYGRGLRTRAFEDTADDAGELIDERPSFPAATAPLAQPERGSLGSLDRVVRRSPSVDSARKEPRWRDPELPEVLAMLRHPVDPVKANAAAYLQHLCFENEGIKRRVRQLRGLPLLVALLDHPRAEVRRRACGALRNLSYGRDADNKAAIRDCGGVPALVRLLRAARDNEVRELVTGTLWNLSSYEPLKMVIIDHGLQTLTHEVIVPHSGWEREPNEDSKPRDAEWTTVFKNTSGCLRNVSSDGAEARRRLRECEGLVDALLHALQSAVGRKDTDNKSVENCVCIMRNLSYHVHKEVPGADRYQETEPGIQGSATASQRRRKDDVSCFGGKKAKGKKDGEMDRNYDTLDLPKRTEAAKGFELLYQPEVVRLYLSLLTESRNFNTLEAAAGALQNLSAGNWTWATCIRATVRKERGLPVLVELLQSETDKVVRAVAIALRNLSLDQRNKDLIGSYAMTELVRDVRSAQAPAHPGAHLEEDTVVAVLNTIHEIVSDSLDNARSLLQARGVPALVALVASSQSVREAKAASHVLQTVWSYKELRGALQKDGWTKARFQSASTAKGPKGTPSPGGFDDSTLPLVDKNLDGEKSATRDVIPMDTLGPDGYATVDRRERRTLGSDSTVETSEKELLKPDPGRKAPLPGPNRPSVRLVDAVGDAKPQPVDSWV, encoded by the exons ATGCCGGCCGAACTCAGACAG GAGCAGAGCCCGGGTAGCCAGGCATCGCTGGCCACGATGCCAGAGGCACCCGAGGTGCTGGAGGAGACCGTGACAGTGGAGGAAGACCCTGGCACGCCCACCTCCCACGTGTCCATTGTTACATCAGAAGATGGTACAACCCGGCGCACTGAGACTAAG GTCACCAAGACAGTGAAGACTGTGACCACAAGGACAGTACGCCAGGTGCCTTTGGGCCCAGATGGACTCCCCTTGCTGGATGGTGGCCCCCCACTTGGCTCTTTTGCTGATGGGCCCCTGGACCGGCATTTCCTTCTGCGTGGTGGTGGCCCAGCAGCCACACTCTCCCGAGCCTACCTCAGCAGTGGAGGTGGCTTTCCTGATGGCCCTGAGCCCCGTGATATCCCAAGTTATGGCAGCCTGTCCCGAGGGCTTGGGGTACGACCCCCACGTACTGGCCTCCTGGGCCCAGGGCCTGGGGACGGCTGCTTTACACTGCCTGGTCGCCGAGAAGCCTTCCCCATGGGCTCTGAGCCTGGCCCGCCAAGTGGCCGCTCCCTGCCTGAGCACTTCCAAGCTGAGCCATATGGCCTTGAGGATGATACTCGGAGCCTGGCTGCCGATGACGAGGGCGGCCCTGACTTGGAACCTGACTATGGCACAGCAGCACGGAGGAGACATGAGTATGGGCGGGGCCTTCGTACCAG GGCTTTTGAGGACACAGCAGACGATGCCGGTGAGCTGATAGATGAGCGACCTTCATTCCCAGCAGCAACGGCCCCTCTGGCCCAGCCTGAGAGGGGCAGCCTGGGCAGCTTGGACCGAGTAGTGCGGCGCTCGCCTTCGGTGGATAGCGCCCGCAAGGAGCCACGCTGGCGGGACCCTGAGCTGCCAGAGGTGCTGGCCATGCTGCGGCATCCTGTGGACCCTGTGAAAGCCAATGCCGCAGCCTACCTCCAGCACCTCTGCTTCGAGAATGAGGGCATCAAGCGCCGGGTGCGGCAGCTGCGCGGGCTGCCCCTGCTTGTGGCGTTGTTAGATCACCCTCGGGCTGAGGTGCGGCGCCGGGCCTGCGGGGCACTGCGCAACCTCTCCTATGGCCGCGATGCTGACAACAAGGCTGCCATCCGGGACTGTGGGGGTGTGCCAGCCCTGGTGCGCCTGCTGCGAGCTGCCCGTGACAATGAGGTCCGTGAGCTGGTCACTG GCACACTCTGGAACCTGTCATCCTACGAGCCCCTGAAGATGGTCATCATTGACCACGGCTTACAGACGCTGACCCATGAGGTCATCGTGCCCCACTCAGGCTGGGAGCGAGAGCCTAACGAAGACTCGAAGCCCCGGGATGCCGAGTGGACAACGGTCTTCAAGAACACATCAGGCTGCCTGAG GAATGTGAGCTCGGATGGTGCAGAGGCCCGGCGGCGACTCCGCGAGTGTGAAGGTCTGGTGGACGCGCTCCTACATGCTCTGCAGTCAGCTGTAGGCAGGAAGGACACAGACAATAAG TCAGTAGAGAACTGCGTGTGCATCATGCGGAACCTGTCCTACCACGTGCACAAGGAGGTTCCAGGGGCAGACAGATACCAGGAGACTGAGCCTGGGATCCAGGGCAGTGCCACAGCCTCCCAGCGTCGGAGAAAGGATGACGTCAGCTGCTTTGGTGGCAAGAAGGCCAAAG ggaagaaggatggagagatggaccGGAACTATGACACACTGGACCTTCCCAAACGAACTGAGGCTGCCAAAG GCTTTGAGCTGCTGTACCAGCCTGAGGTGGTACGTCTCTACCTCTCACTCCTTACGGAGAGCCGGAACTTCAACACCCTGGAAGCTGCAGCTGGTGCCCTGCAAAACCTCAGTGCCGGCAACTGGACG TGGGCCACCTGCATCCGTGCCACGGTACGCAAGGAACGTGGGCTGCCAGTGCTGGTGGAACTGCTGCAGTCCGAGACCGACAAGGTGGTGCGTGCGGTCGCCATCGCGCTCCGTAACCTCTCACTAGACCAGCGCAACAAAGACCTCATTG GGAGCTATGCCATGACAGAGCTGGTGCGGGATGTTCGCAGTGCACAGGCACCTGCTCACCCTGGTGCCCACCTGGAGGAGGACACGGTGGTGGCCGTGCTCAACACCATCCACGAGATTGTGTCCGACAGCCTGGACAATGCTCGCTCACTCCTGCAGGCCCGTGGTGTGCCTGCACTGGTGGCACTTGTGGCCTCCAG CCAATCAGTGCGGGAGGCCAAGGCAGCATCGCATGTGCTACAGACTGTGTGGAGCTACAAGGAGCTTCGTGGAGCCCTACAGAAGGATGGCTGGACCAAGGCACGCTTCCAG TCTGCTAGCACTGCCAAAGGGCCCAAAGGAACGCCCAGTCCTGGGGGCTTCGATGACAGCACACTGCCACTAGTGGACAAGAACCTTG ATGGGGAGAAGTCAGCCACCAGAGATGTGATCCCCATGGACACACTTGGTCCAG ATGGGTATGCCACAGTTGACCGGAGGGAACGGAGGACACTGGGCAGTGACTCCACAGTGGAGACCTCTGAGAAGGAACTGTTGAAA CCCGACCCTGGCAGGAAGGCCCCTCTGCCTGGGCCCAACAGGCCCTCAGTCAGGCTGGTGGACGCCGTGGGGGATGCTAAGCCTCAGCCTGTTGACTCCTGGGTTTAG
- the Arvcf gene encoding armadillo repeat protein deleted in velo-cardio-facial syndrome isoform X4, which produces MPAELRQEQSPGSQASLATMPEAPEVLEETVTVEEDPGTPTSHVSIVTSEDGTTRRTETKVTKTVKTVTTRTVRQVPLGPDGLPLLDGGPPLGSFADGPLDRHFLLRGGGPAATLSRAYLSSGGGFPDGPEPRDIPSYGSLSRGLGVRPPRTGLLGPGPGDGCFTLPGRREAFPMGSEPGPPSGRSLPEHFQAEPYGLEDDTRSLAADDEGGPDLEPDYGTAARRRHEYGRGLRTRAFEDTADDAGELIDERPSFPAATAPLAQPERGSLGSLDRVVRRSPSVDSARKEPRWRDPELPEVLAMLRHPVDPVKANAAAYLQHLCFENEGIKRRVRQLRGLPLLVALLDHPRAEVRRRACGALRNLSYGRDADNKAAIRDCGGVPALVRLLRAARDNEVRELVTGTLWNLSSYEPLKMVIIDHGLQTLTHEVIVPHSGWEREPNEDSKPRDAEWTTVFKNTSGCLRNVSSDGAEARRRLRECEGLVDALLHALQSAVGRKDTDNKSVENCVCIMRNLSYHVHKEVPGADRYQETEPGIQGSATASQRRRKDDVSCFGGKKAKEEWFHQGKKDGEMDRNYDTLDLPKRTEAAKGFELLYQPEVVRLYLSLLTESRNFNTLEAAAGALQNLSAGNWTWATCIRATVRKERGLPVLVELLQSETDKVVRAVAIALRNLSLDQRNKDLIGSYAMTELVRDVRSAQAPAHPGAHLEEDTVVAVLNTIHEIVSDSLDNARSLLQARGVPALVALVASSQSVREAKAASHVLQTVWSYKELRGALQKDGWTKARFQSASTAKGPKGTPSPGGFDDSTLPLVDKNLDGEKSATRDVIPMDTLGPDGYATVDRRERRTLGSDSTVETSEKELLKPDPGRKAPLPGPNRPSVRLVDAVGDAKPQPVDSWV; this is translated from the exons ATGCCGGCCGAACTCAGACAG GAGCAGAGCCCGGGTAGCCAGGCATCGCTGGCCACGATGCCAGAGGCACCCGAGGTGCTGGAGGAGACCGTGACAGTGGAGGAAGACCCTGGCACGCCCACCTCCCACGTGTCCATTGTTACATCAGAAGATGGTACAACCCGGCGCACTGAGACTAAG GTCACCAAGACAGTGAAGACTGTGACCACAAGGACAGTACGCCAGGTGCCTTTGGGCCCAGATGGACTCCCCTTGCTGGATGGTGGCCCCCCACTTGGCTCTTTTGCTGATGGGCCCCTGGACCGGCATTTCCTTCTGCGTGGTGGTGGCCCAGCAGCCACACTCTCCCGAGCCTACCTCAGCAGTGGAGGTGGCTTTCCTGATGGCCCTGAGCCCCGTGATATCCCAAGTTATGGCAGCCTGTCCCGAGGGCTTGGGGTACGACCCCCACGTACTGGCCTCCTGGGCCCAGGGCCTGGGGACGGCTGCTTTACACTGCCTGGTCGCCGAGAAGCCTTCCCCATGGGCTCTGAGCCTGGCCCGCCAAGTGGCCGCTCCCTGCCTGAGCACTTCCAAGCTGAGCCATATGGCCTTGAGGATGATACTCGGAGCCTGGCTGCCGATGACGAGGGCGGCCCTGACTTGGAACCTGACTATGGCACAGCAGCACGGAGGAGACATGAGTATGGGCGGGGCCTTCGTACCAG GGCTTTTGAGGACACAGCAGACGATGCCGGTGAGCTGATAGATGAGCGACCTTCATTCCCAGCAGCAACGGCCCCTCTGGCCCAGCCTGAGAGGGGCAGCCTGGGCAGCTTGGACCGAGTAGTGCGGCGCTCGCCTTCGGTGGATAGCGCCCGCAAGGAGCCACGCTGGCGGGACCCTGAGCTGCCAGAGGTGCTGGCCATGCTGCGGCATCCTGTGGACCCTGTGAAAGCCAATGCCGCAGCCTACCTCCAGCACCTCTGCTTCGAGAATGAGGGCATCAAGCGCCGGGTGCGGCAGCTGCGCGGGCTGCCCCTGCTTGTGGCGTTGTTAGATCACCCTCGGGCTGAGGTGCGGCGCCGGGCCTGCGGGGCACTGCGCAACCTCTCCTATGGCCGCGATGCTGACAACAAGGCTGCCATCCGGGACTGTGGGGGTGTGCCAGCCCTGGTGCGCCTGCTGCGAGCTGCCCGTGACAATGAGGTCCGTGAGCTGGTCACTG GCACACTCTGGAACCTGTCATCCTACGAGCCCCTGAAGATGGTCATCATTGACCACGGCTTACAGACGCTGACCCATGAGGTCATCGTGCCCCACTCAGGCTGGGAGCGAGAGCCTAACGAAGACTCGAAGCCCCGGGATGCCGAGTGGACAACGGTCTTCAAGAACACATCAGGCTGCCTGAG GAATGTGAGCTCGGATGGTGCAGAGGCCCGGCGGCGACTCCGCGAGTGTGAAGGTCTGGTGGACGCGCTCCTACATGCTCTGCAGTCAGCTGTAGGCAGGAAGGACACAGACAATAAG TCAGTAGAGAACTGCGTGTGCATCATGCGGAACCTGTCCTACCACGTGCACAAGGAGGTTCCAGGGGCAGACAGATACCAGGAGACTGAGCCTGGGATCCAGGGCAGTGCCACAGCCTCCCAGCGTCGGAGAAAGGATGACGTCAGCTGCTTTGGTGGCAAGAAGGCCAAAG AGGAGTGGTTCCACCAAG ggaagaaggatggagagatggaccGGAACTATGACACACTGGACCTTCCCAAACGAACTGAGGCTGCCAAAG GCTTTGAGCTGCTGTACCAGCCTGAGGTGGTACGTCTCTACCTCTCACTCCTTACGGAGAGCCGGAACTTCAACACCCTGGAAGCTGCAGCTGGTGCCCTGCAAAACCTCAGTGCCGGCAACTGGACG TGGGCCACCTGCATCCGTGCCACGGTACGCAAGGAACGTGGGCTGCCAGTGCTGGTGGAACTGCTGCAGTCCGAGACCGACAAGGTGGTGCGTGCGGTCGCCATCGCGCTCCGTAACCTCTCACTAGACCAGCGCAACAAAGACCTCATTG GGAGCTATGCCATGACAGAGCTGGTGCGGGATGTTCGCAGTGCACAGGCACCTGCTCACCCTGGTGCCCACCTGGAGGAGGACACGGTGGTGGCCGTGCTCAACACCATCCACGAGATTGTGTCCGACAGCCTGGACAATGCTCGCTCACTCCTGCAGGCCCGTGGTGTGCCTGCACTGGTGGCACTTGTGGCCTCCAG CCAATCAGTGCGGGAGGCCAAGGCAGCATCGCATGTGCTACAGACTGTGTGGAGCTACAAGGAGCTTCGTGGAGCCCTACAGAAGGATGGCTGGACCAAGGCACGCTTCCAG TCTGCTAGCACTGCCAAAGGGCCCAAAGGAACGCCCAGTCCTGGGGGCTTCGATGACAGCACACTGCCACTAGTGGACAAGAACCTTG ATGGGGAGAAGTCAGCCACCAGAGATGTGATCCCCATGGACACACTTGGTCCAG ATGGGTATGCCACAGTTGACCGGAGGGAACGGAGGACACTGGGCAGTGACTCCACAGTGGAGACCTCTGAGAAGGAACTGTTGAAA CCCGACCCTGGCAGGAAGGCCCCTCTGCCTGGGCCCAACAGGCCCTCAGTCAGGCTGGTGGACGCCGTGGGGGATGCTAAGCCTCAGCCTGTTGACTCCTGGGTTTAG